A stretch of Geomonas oryzisoli DNA encodes these proteins:
- a CDS encoding amidohydrolase, translating to MPTQTQLDSLNRLVEAEVPSLVEIYKHLHAHPELSGQERKTASLLAAELEALGFTVTEGIGRYSRFDWPGFGVLAVLENGAGPTLLMRADMDALPVEEKTGLSYASSARATYRDGSEVPVMHACGHDLHVSCLLGAARVLARARECWSGTLVLVGQPGEEGGDGAQAMIDDGAYRLCPRPDYALALHSTLFLKAGTAGYAPGNFLASFTEVEVVVRGVGAHGSAPEHGRDPVVMAAQLVLALQTIVSREITPHEPAVVTVGSIHGGAACNVIPEEVVLQLSIRSFDNRVRDRILDSVRRICAGVALAAGVPEERSPVVSVLACHPATYNDPDLAERVAGALRAALGVDNVVRSAAKMVSEDFGSWGLGGGIPVCMFWLGAADPVRFEEGQRLGVSLPSQHSPLYAPLPEPTLRAGVKAFVSAACDLLPAG from the coding sequence ATGCCGACACAAACGCAGCTCGACTCACTGAACCGGTTGGTCGAAGCCGAAGTGCCGTCGCTGGTTGAGATCTACAAGCATCTGCACGCCCATCCCGAGCTGTCCGGTCAGGAGCGCAAGACGGCCTCGCTGCTCGCAGCCGAGCTGGAAGCGCTCGGTTTCACGGTGACGGAAGGTATCGGCAGGTACAGCAGGTTCGACTGGCCCGGCTTCGGTGTGCTGGCGGTGCTGGAGAACGGGGCAGGGCCCACGCTTTTGATGCGTGCGGACATGGATGCGCTGCCGGTCGAGGAGAAAACGGGACTGTCCTACGCCAGCAGCGCGCGGGCGACCTACCGGGACGGCAGCGAGGTCCCGGTGATGCACGCCTGCGGGCACGACCTGCACGTCTCCTGCCTGTTGGGTGCGGCCCGGGTGCTGGCTCGCGCCAGGGAGTGCTGGTCCGGGACGCTGGTGCTGGTCGGCCAGCCCGGGGAAGAGGGGGGAGACGGCGCCCAGGCGATGATCGATGACGGCGCCTACCGGCTCTGCCCGAGACCGGATTACGCCCTGGCCCTGCACAGCACCCTGTTCCTGAAGGCCGGGACCGCCGGGTACGCGCCTGGCAACTTCCTGGCCAGTTTCACCGAGGTGGAGGTGGTGGTGCGCGGCGTGGGGGCGCACGGCTCGGCGCCGGAACACGGCAGGGACCCCGTGGTGATGGCGGCGCAGCTCGTGCTGGCGCTGCAGACCATCGTGAGCCGCGAGATCACCCCGCACGAGCCGGCCGTAGTCACCGTCGGCTCCATTCACGGCGGGGCCGCGTGCAACGTCATTCCCGAAGAGGTGGTGCTGCAGCTGAGCATCAGGAGCTTCGACAACCGCGTGCGCGACAGGATCCTCGACTCGGTACGGCGCATCTGTGCCGGGGTCGCCCTCGCCGCCGGTGTTCCCGAGGAGCGCTCTCCCGTCGTTTCCGTGCTCGCGTGCCACCCGGCGACCTACAACGACCCCGACCTGGCGGAGCGCGTGGCGGGTGCGCTGCGGGCGGCTTTGGGGGTGGACAACGTGGTGCGCTCGGCTGCGAAGATGGTGAGCGAGGATTTCGGGTCGTGGGGGCTTGGGGGCGGGATTCCGGTCTGCATGTTCTGGCTCGGCGCGGCCGATCCGGTCCGCTTCGAGGAGGGACAGCGCCTGGGGGTATCGCTTCCGTCGCAGCATTCGCCCCTTTACGCGCCGCTGCCGGAGCCGACGCTGCGGGCGGGGGTGAAGGCCTTCGTCTCCGCCGCCTGCGATCTGCTCCCGGCGGGGTAG
- a CDS encoding Ppx/GppA phosphatase family protein — protein MKQNRLAAIDIGTNSIRSIIVETSGSGKYKILDDEKVLVRLGEGLHQTGAISPAAWERAVEALSRQKKIIDGYQVASIEAVATSAMRKAANGRELIAAIRERTGLDIEVISGEEEAELAALSAQHNFELDGVRHLIFDIGGGSLELISALGAHTEEMLSLELGAVFLTESFLKNDPVLQTEHQKLRKHVRKTLKAAYTGERAGMQCLVGSGGTVTSIAAMVAAARREKFDSLHGYELLRSELVHLVAMLVRKSDKERRAIPGLNPERSDIIVAGVTAVDELMDFFQVNHLKVNERGIREGLILRGLRRRNLLPEKKKRSWRDSALEFARSCHSDEAHAQQVAGLSRQIFQALAKRYGWGDKELRLLEAAAIMHDVGYFISYSSHHKHSYHLIRHADLFGFTPRERELMANIARYHRKSMPKKKHDEYTRLPAADQLLVARLGGILRLCDGLDRRRNAVVRQLDCSLDKDTLRLALNGEEDMSVELYGAKAKSDLLQEACALKLIFESHVAPGQGSIPL, from the coding sequence TTGAAACAGAACCGGCTGGCCGCCATCGATATCGGCACCAACTCGATCCGCAGCATCATCGTCGAGACCTCGGGGAGCGGCAAGTATAAGATCCTCGACGACGAAAAGGTGCTGGTGCGCCTGGGTGAAGGGCTGCACCAGACCGGAGCCATCTCGCCCGCCGCGTGGGAGCGCGCCGTCGAGGCGCTGTCCCGCCAGAAGAAGATCATCGACGGTTACCAGGTCGCCTCCATCGAGGCCGTCGCCACCAGCGCGATGCGCAAGGCCGCCAACGGGCGTGAGCTGATCGCGGCCATCAGGGAGCGGACCGGGCTCGACATAGAGGTGATCAGCGGCGAGGAGGAAGCAGAACTGGCCGCCCTCTCGGCGCAGCACAACTTCGAGCTGGACGGGGTGCGTCACCTGATCTTCGACATCGGAGGCGGCAGCCTCGAGCTCATCTCCGCCTTGGGGGCGCACACCGAGGAGATGCTGTCGCTGGAACTGGGCGCGGTCTTTCTCACCGAGAGCTTTCTGAAAAACGATCCCGTGCTGCAGACGGAACACCAGAAGCTGCGCAAGCATGTCCGCAAGACGCTGAAGGCCGCCTACACCGGGGAGCGCGCCGGCATGCAGTGCCTGGTAGGTTCCGGAGGAACCGTCACCTCCATCGCCGCCATGGTGGCCGCCGCCAGGCGCGAGAAATTCGATTCGCTGCACGGCTACGAACTGCTCCGCTCCGAGCTGGTGCACCTGGTGGCCATGCTGGTGCGAAAGAGCGACAAGGAGCGCCGGGCCATTCCCGGCCTGAACCCGGAGCGCTCCGACATCATCGTCGCCGGGGTGACCGCGGTCGACGAGCTGATGGACTTCTTCCAGGTGAACCACCTGAAGGTGAACGAGCGCGGTATCCGGGAGGGGCTCATCCTGCGCGGCCTGCGCCGACGCAACCTGCTCCCGGAAAAGAAGAAGCGCTCCTGGCGCGACAGCGCCCTCGAATTCGCCCGGTCCTGCCATTCCGACGAGGCCCACGCCCAGCAGGTCGCCGGGCTCTCCCGGCAGATCTTCCAGGCGCTGGCCAAGCGCTACGGCTGGGGCGACAAGGAACTGAGGCTCCTGGAAGCCGCCGCCATCATGCACGACGTCGGCTACTTCATCAGTTATTCGAGCCACCACAAACACTCCTACCACCTGATCCGCCACGCCGACCTGTTCGGCTTCACCCCGCGCGAGCGCGAGCTTATGGCCAACATCGCCCGCTATCACCGAAAGTCCATGCCCAAGAAAAAGCACGACGAATACACCCGCCTCCCGGCGGCGGATCAGCTCCTGGTCGCCCGGCTGGGCGGCATCCTCAGGCTGTGCGACGGTCTGGACCGGCGCCGCAACGCCGTGGTGCGGCAGCTCGACTGCAGTCTCGACAAGGATACCCTGCGGCTTGCCCTGAACGGAGAAGAGGACATGTCGGTAGAGTTGTACGGCGCGAAGGCCAAGAGCGACCTGCTCCAGGAGGCGTGCGCCCTGAAACTCATCTTCGAGTCCCATGTCGCTCCCGGGCAAGGTTCCATCCCCCTGTAG
- a CDS encoding SixA phosphatase family protein, producing the protein MIIHIVRHAEAIERTPEVPEEHRYLTRRGRRRFRKAAKSLATLGIEPDLILTSPLVRAVQTADILAERLRYKRELIVAPQLAPGFRPEKLDELLKLYPQVSEVALVGHEPDLGLVTQALLGEEASLTLPKGGTVSFKRSANGSGEPQFQQLVTGTGRIVTARGKAIDRLRQGG; encoded by the coding sequence ATGATCATTCACATAGTCCGTCACGCAGAAGCCATAGAGAGAACACCCGAGGTCCCCGAAGAGCACCGCTACCTCACCCGTCGTGGCAGAAGACGTTTCCGCAAAGCCGCCAAGAGCCTCGCCACACTCGGCATCGAGCCGGACCTGATCCTGACCAGCCCGCTGGTGCGCGCCGTGCAGACCGCTGACATACTGGCGGAAAGGCTGCGTTACAAGCGGGAGCTGATCGTGGCGCCCCAGCTCGCTCCCGGTTTCCGCCCGGAAAAGCTCGACGAGTTGCTCAAGCTCTACCCGCAGGTGAGCGAGGTCGCGCTGGTGGGACACGAGCCGGACCTGGGCCTGGTGACGCAGGCGCTGCTCGGGGAGGAGGCGTCCCTCACCCTGCCCAAAGGGGGAACCGTTTCGTTCAAGAGAAGCGCCAACGGCAGCGGAGAACCGCAATTCCAGCAACTGGTGACCGGAACGGGCAGGATCGTCACCGCACGCGGCAAGGCGATCGATCGCCTGCGGCAAGGGGGCTGA
- a CDS encoding 2-hydroxymuconate tautomerase family protein: MPFVNIKITRDGATAEQKATLIKGVTQLLVDTLGKNPATTVVVIEEVDTDNWGIGGESITARRKAGK, translated from the coding sequence ATGCCATTCGTCAACATCAAGATCACCAGGGACGGAGCCACGGCGGAGCAGAAGGCCACGCTGATCAAGGGGGTAACCCAGCTGCTGGTGGACACGCTCGGCAAGAATCCCGCCACCACCGTGGTGGTCATCGAGGAGGTGGATACGGACAACTGGGGCATCGGCGGAGAGTCGATCACCGCACGCAGGAAAGCGGGAAAGTGA
- a CDS encoding helix-hairpin-helix domain-containing protein, with protein MVQSAADFRRLKGVGAILGKRLYDAGFDSFAKIAQAGEEGLSKVRGVNRRHMGSILQQARELAGMEQDDRQPAGALMQQRVAGVREKVETLAQSTRDRFLGEMSEKCGRKLGSDLERIENALLQMHDFGTKRSKRIAKILTKAEKKVTGLEEASLKKVRKGFKKARKVVLKALA; from the coding sequence ATGGTCCAGTCGGCAGCGGATTTCAGACGGCTGAAAGGGGTCGGCGCGATCCTCGGCAAGCGCCTGTACGATGCAGGGTTCGACAGCTTCGCCAAGATCGCCCAGGCCGGAGAGGAAGGTTTGAGCAAGGTGCGCGGGGTGAACCGGCGCCACATGGGGTCGATACTGCAACAGGCGAGGGAACTCGCCGGGATGGAACAGGACGACCGGCAGCCCGCCGGGGCACTGATGCAGCAGCGCGTGGCCGGGGTACGGGAAAAGGTGGAAACCCTGGCGCAGAGTACCCGCGACCGGTTCTTGGGGGAGATGTCGGAGAAGTGCGGCAGAAAGCTCGGCTCGGACCTGGAGAGGATCGAGAACGCCCTGCTGCAGATGCACGATTTCGGCACCAAGCGCTCCAAACGCATCGCGAAGATACTCACTAAGGCGGAGAAGAAGGTCACCGGACTGGAAGAGGCAAGTCTCAAGAAGGTCCGCAAGGGGTTCAAGAAAGCGAGAAAGGTCGTGTTGAAGGCGCTTGCCTAG
- a CDS encoding PKD domain-containing protein has product MSRNRLTAFPAVSLLLSISCVSPAMAADLVVNGGVQTLSGQQSFDKVSIINGGRLYVEPYNGSTGGYLKLKASSVVVDATSAIVADGRGYRGAFNSSGEGPGAGGIGSIDGGGGGAYGGKGGNGVTDGGWRVDGLGGTPYGSADTLSIEMGSSAGAAGYVDYAYNNGGFGGNGGGALWIEAESISNAGIISANGDDGKIYYNDSTGGGAGGGILLYGGTIVNTGSLKANGGGGGAYGCGTPGMCGQDDGGGGGGGGRIKIFYGSLQNSGTVSVIGGRGGLYAAAGANGTFFSIAKGAPPIANAGADNTLNEGTVVVLDGSASSSISGDPLSYTWSQIAGPRVTLNTADPVHPTFVAPLVSAGGSTLSFQLVVNDTHFPSAPDTVNIAVKNVNHPPQALAGDDQTVAEKSQVALDGSDSWDLDGETLTYNWVQVAGPSVPLPNFDLAAPTFIAPAVGVEGARLTFLLTVSDGIDNATDTVDVVVENVNHAPLANAGADQTRNEGSIVTLDGTASSDPDLDALVYTWTQVGGPAVVLSDAGSPTPTFTAPLVGLGGETLTFRLMVNDGLASSELADDVVVQVLNVNDPPSCDHAQVMPGALWPPNHKLVPVAVTGVTDPDNDKVTLTITGITQDEPIDGLGDGDTSPDAIVQGGKALLRAERSGTGNGRVYRINFSADDGQGGVCNGTVQVGVPHSKSPGDSIVDDGQNYNSVQP; this is encoded by the coding sequence ATGTCTCGAAACAGGTTGACGGCTTTTCCAGCAGTATCGCTTCTTCTGTCGATCTCCTGCGTCTCTCCAGCCATGGCTGCCGATCTGGTGGTCAATGGCGGGGTACAGACACTGTCAGGACAGCAGAGTTTTGACAAAGTCAGCATTATCAATGGCGGGAGGTTGTACGTTGAGCCGTACAACGGCTCCACGGGCGGCTATCTCAAGCTCAAGGCAAGCTCCGTCGTCGTGGACGCCACATCTGCAATCGTGGCCGACGGGCGCGGCTACCGGGGGGCGTTCAACAGCAGCGGCGAAGGCCCAGGAGCAGGCGGCATCGGGAGCATCGATGGCGGCGGTGGCGGCGCCTACGGCGGCAAAGGTGGCAACGGCGTCACCGACGGGGGATGGAGGGTAGATGGCCTCGGCGGCACGCCGTACGGGAGCGCGGACACACTCAGTATCGAAATGGGATCCTCTGCTGGAGCGGCGGGATACGTGGATTACGCCTACAACAACGGCGGCTTCGGCGGCAACGGTGGCGGCGCTCTCTGGATCGAGGCGGAATCCATCAGCAACGCAGGGATCATCAGCGCCAACGGCGATGACGGCAAGATTTACTACAACGATTCCACCGGCGGCGGCGCAGGGGGAGGCATCCTCCTCTACGGCGGCACCATCGTCAACACCGGCAGCCTTAAAGCCAACGGCGGGGGAGGCGGGGCCTACGGGTGCGGCACCCCCGGCATGTGCGGCCAGGACGACGGAGGCGGCGGTGGCGGCGGCGGCCGGATCAAGATCTTCTACGGATCCCTGCAGAACTCCGGAACCGTCTCCGTCATCGGGGGGAGAGGTGGCCTGTACGCGGCTGCCGGCGCGAACGGCACCTTCTTCAGTATCGCCAAGGGAGCCCCCCCCATTGCCAATGCCGGTGCCGACAACACCCTCAATGAAGGTACCGTCGTGGTTCTCGACGGATCGGCAAGCAGCTCCATCAGCGGTGACCCCTTGTCCTACACCTGGTCCCAGATCGCCGGTCCTCGGGTGACGTTGAACACGGCTGATCCGGTTCATCCCACCTTCGTCGCCCCGCTGGTCTCCGCCGGCGGCAGCACCCTTTCGTTCCAGCTGGTCGTGAACGATACCCACTTCCCGAGCGCTCCCGATACCGTGAACATCGCGGTCAAAAACGTGAACCATCCGCCGCAGGCACTGGCTGGTGACGACCAGACCGTCGCCGAAAAGTCCCAGGTGGCGCTGGATGGTTCCGACAGCTGGGATCTCGACGGTGAAACGCTCACCTACAACTGGGTGCAGGTTGCGGGTCCTTCGGTGCCGCTGCCTAACTTTGACCTGGCGGCTCCGACCTTCATCGCTCCCGCTGTAGGGGTGGAGGGCGCCAGGCTCACCTTCCTGCTCACCGTAAGCGACGGGATCGACAACGCCACCGACACGGTCGATGTCGTGGTCGAGAACGTCAACCACGCGCCGCTGGCCAACGCCGGAGCGGATCAGACCCGCAACGAGGGGAGCATCGTCACCCTCGATGGGACGGCGAGCAGCGACCCCGATCTCGATGCCTTGGTCTATACCTGGACCCAGGTCGGCGGGCCCGCCGTTGTCCTGTCCGATGCCGGCAGCCCGACCCCCACCTTCACCGCGCCCCTGGTCGGCTTGGGCGGCGAGACCCTCACCTTCAGGCTGATGGTGAACGATGGCCTTGCGTCCAGCGAACTGGCGGACGATGTGGTGGTGCAGGTTCTCAATGTCAACGATCCTCCCTCCTGCGACCACGCCCAGGTCATGCCGGGCGCGCTCTGGCCGCCCAACCACAAGCTGGTTCCGGTCGCCGTAACCGGCGTGACCGATCCGGACAACGACAAAGTCACCCTCACCATCACCGGCATTACCCAGGACGAACCCATCGACGGTCTCGGGGACGGGGATACCAGTCCCGACGCGATCGTCCAGGGGGGCAAGGCCCTGCTGCGCGCCGAACGTTCCGGGACCGGCAACGGCCGTGTCTACCGGATCAACTTCAGCGCGGATGACGGGCAGGGTGGCGTCTGCAACGGGACGGTGCAGGTCGGCGTGCCCCACAGCAAGAGCCCCGGCGATTCCATCGTGGATGACGGCCAGAATTACAACTCTGTACAGCCGTAA
- a CDS encoding chemotaxis protein CheW, whose product MSTANLPIKKGESSSELIQLVSFNLGAEEYAVEVLKVREIIRMTPITHIPNTPPSVEGIINLRGKVIPIISLRNRFGMCSTDDDQHTRIMVMDIDGKLMGFIVDGVSEVIRISSGEIQPPPSIAAGGVDQDFICGVIKHGEQLLLMLQLDRMFTSAEQDAFSSFG is encoded by the coding sequence ATGTCTACCGCCAATTTGCCGATCAAAAAAGGTGAGTCGAGCAGCGAACTGATCCAGCTGGTGAGCTTCAACCTGGGCGCCGAAGAATACGCCGTCGAGGTGTTGAAGGTGCGCGAGATCATCAGGATGACCCCGATCACCCATATTCCGAACACCCCCCCCAGCGTGGAGGGGATCATCAACCTGCGCGGCAAGGTGATACCGATCATCTCGCTCCGGAACAGGTTCGGCATGTGCAGCACCGATGACGACCAGCACACGCGGATCATGGTCATGGACATCGACGGCAAGCTCATGGGCTTCATCGTCGACGGCGTCTCCGAGGTGATCAGGATTTCCAGCGGCGAGATCCAGCCCCCGCCCAGCATCGCCGCCGGCGGTGTGGACCAGGATTTCATCTGCGGCGTCATCAAGCACGGCGAGCAGCTGCTGCTCATGCTCCAGCTCGACCGCATGTTCACCAGCGCGGAGCAGGACGCCTTCTCCAGTTTCGGTTAG
- a CDS encoding DUF3300 domain-containing protein: protein MKRLLIFLMLTVLLPLTVKAAPVHAQSEPGYYQISDQGEYVDDDLLYPEELDDLLGPIALYPDPLIAQILPAATFVDQIHDAANFVRLYGDTPRIDYQTWDISVRAVAHYPQVLYMMDREYQWAASLGQAYIEQPQDVMDAIQRLRRFAYDQGNLFSTRQQQVYFEGDVIRIVPARPQYVYVPVYDPTVVYVERYYPSSPFITFSVGFTIGPWLNRDCDWREHRVYYHGWRGSGWITRSRPYVSDRRGVYINRRAATITINERVVQRDTRRYREQLRVESRRYRDEGKMPPVRVDQRRPGRFEQPRPGRVEQLKPGKVEQQRPGKFEQPRPGKFEQPRPGNERRREPWSRRESVPAPGVPGQTTTAPKPGVTPPATQRQPTPVQPRVDAVQPPTSGKPHPQGPQGRIRTPAPPKQQPQVQTGTQQPPAAAEEPAAERPDRGELRHREPRPVNRPNMQPAPGTPAVRGAAPHGPAGEPAVKAPAAAPANPATPAAPARPATPRAEKPHGAPAPAVTQPKGEHAEPARPAREVEPGQGRGRGESSGGRALQREDR, encoded by the coding sequence ATGAAAAGGTTATTGATCTTCCTGATGCTGACAGTACTGCTTCCGCTTACTGTCAAAGCCGCACCGGTTCATGCACAGTCGGAGCCAGGGTACTACCAGATTTCGGACCAGGGGGAGTACGTCGACGACGACCTGCTCTACCCCGAGGAACTGGACGACCTACTGGGACCGATCGCGCTCTACCCCGACCCGCTGATCGCCCAGATCCTGCCGGCGGCCACCTTCGTCGACCAGATCCACGACGCCGCCAATTTCGTCCGGCTGTACGGCGACACCCCGCGTATCGACTACCAGACCTGGGACATCAGCGTTCGTGCCGTAGCACATTACCCGCAGGTACTGTACATGATGGACCGCGAGTACCAGTGGGCCGCGTCGCTGGGGCAGGCCTACATCGAGCAGCCCCAGGATGTGATGGACGCCATCCAGAGGCTGCGCCGGTTCGCCTACGACCAGGGCAACCTCTTCAGCACGCGGCAGCAGCAGGTCTACTTCGAGGGAGACGTCATCCGCATCGTCCCGGCGCGCCCGCAGTACGTGTACGTACCGGTGTACGACCCCACCGTCGTCTACGTGGAGCGCTACTACCCCAGTTCCCCCTTCATCACCTTCAGCGTCGGCTTCACCATCGGTCCGTGGCTGAACCGCGACTGCGACTGGCGCGAACACAGGGTCTACTACCACGGCTGGAGGGGGAGCGGCTGGATCACCCGCTCGCGCCCCTACGTGAGCGACCGCCGCGGCGTCTACATCAACAGGCGTGCCGCCACCATCACCATCAACGAGCGGGTGGTGCAGCGCGATACCCGCAGATACCGCGAACAGCTGCGCGTAGAGAGCAGACGGTACCGGGACGAAGGGAAGATGCCGCCGGTTCGGGTGGACCAGCGCCGTCCGGGGAGATTCGAACAGCCGCGCCCAGGCCGGGTCGAGCAGCTCAAACCGGGCAAAGTGGAGCAGCAGCGTCCCGGCAAGTTCGAACAGCCGCGCCCCGGCAAGTTCGAACAGCCGCGCCCCGGCAATGAACGCCGCAGGGAACCGTGGAGCCGCCGTGAATCCGTCCCCGCCCCGGGCGTACCCGGCCAGACGACCACGGCTCCCAAACCGGGTGTGACTCCGCCGGCAACGCAGCGGCAGCCGACGCCGGTCCAGCCGCGGGTCGATGCGGTGCAGCCGCCGACATCGGGCAAGCCCCACCCCCAGGGACCACAGGGGAGGATACGCACACCGGCGCCTCCCAAGCAACAGCCCCAGGTACAGACCGGCACCCAGCAGCCGCCTGCCGCCGCGGAAGAGCCGGCCGCGGAACGCCCCGACCGGGGCGAACTGCGGCACAGGGAACCGCGCCCGGTGAACCGTCCCAACATGCAGCCGGCGCCGGGCACGCCCGCGGTGCGCGGTGCCGCGCCCCACGGCCCGGCAGGTGAACCCGCGGTCAAGGCGCCTGCGGCAGCTCCGGCAAACCCGGCCACTCCGGCAGCACCGGCACGACCGGCGACGCCTCGGGCCGAGAAACCGCATGGCGCACCGGCACCGGCGGTAACGCAGCCCAAGGGCGAGCACGCAGAACCTGCGCGCCCGGCGCGTGAAGTCGAGCCAGGACAGGGGCGCGGCCGCGGTGAATCATCCGGCGGGCGCGCGCTGCAGAGGGAGGATCGCTGA